The genome window GTATGCGGGCGCCAAGCTTTTCCGTCTCCGCTAAAAATGAGGCAAGTAGATGGGCTGTATTTCCATTCTTGCGTGGACTACCATGCAGTCCAAGAACAAACATAAAAAGGGCCCTTTTCTTCTTTCCCTGGTAGAGTTTAGAACATTTTTCCTTTCAGGTCTTCAATGTAGATCTAACGGTGACCTTCCTTTACCTGCACCACTCTAAGCTAAGCCCCAACGAAGGAGTAGTAGTAACGCCCCACAGGCATACCATTTCTCTTGATGACTATTTCTCGTATCTTTCCCATGTTCCTGATCCGAGAGAAGAGATGGACATTTGCCGGGTGGTGTGGGGGCTGGGGGAGAAAATCCCCCGGCTACCCGATTAGATTTCGCCTTTATAGACATTTCTTCGGTGACCAATTCTGAGGATAAGGATATCGTCACCTAATAATGCGTAAATTACCCGATAGTCACCTACTCGAAATTTGCGAAGCCCGGCAAATTGTCCTTTGAGGACGGGATTTGACTCAGGTTTTTTTAAAAGCTCCCGTTCAATTTGGTCGAGGATACGACCAGCCTCTGCTTTTGAAAGCTTTTTTAAGTCGCGATGAACCGACTTTTTGTAGACGATATTATAAGCCAAGAGATTTCCTTAGCTCTTTGCCAGAAACTATAGGATCTGTTTTATCATGGAGCCGATCGAGAGCTACCTGTAGATCTGCATAATCTTCTATGTAGGACTCTAACGCTTTCTGGATTATAAAAGAGCGTGGTCTCTCTGTTTCCTTGGCTATGCTCTCCAATTGCTCGGATAGCTCCTTAGGGAGCCTAACGGATATGGCTGTACTCATGAAGCACCTCCTGATTCAATTGTAATACAATGTATACGATAGTGCGTGAAATGTCAAGAGTATTTTATAGAGAAATCTAACGACCAAACTGAGGGGTGCGAAAAAGCGTCAGCTTTTTTCGCACCCCTCTCCAGTGATTTGTTATGTCAAAATCCCCATATTTCTTCTGGGTCTTCAATATCAGGATCATCATATCTCTCCATTGTAGCAAGCCATTCTGGCATATCTTCCTTGATTGTCTGTTTCAATTCATCTAATGATTCCTTTGATATTTTCCCTTTTTCAAACATAAATTGATAAAATTTTTTTAGACTCGAAGCGTTCTCCTTTATAGCTGTTAGGCTTGCCCACATGGCTTTACGAATAAACCAATAACCCAGAAACCCTCCTATATTTCCAGCTCCATCAGCAGCTTCTATTGCCTCTTCATACAGAAGGAAATCATTGATATAGAAATCAATGTTTGAGCAGTGCTTTCTTGTTGTTTTTGCTGAAAGGTTCTTTTCCGCAAGCCAGCTTTCAAAATCTTTCAAAAGGGCTACATTCAGTTCTCGTATTCTTTTACAATCTTTTTCATATTGTTCATATGAGTCCATTATCATTATTCCTTTTCTTTAGACATAACGGCAGGCATGAGTGGCTGGGAAAAGCTTGCGATAACCTTGGAAACTACATCAAAAGTTTGCTATTTAGACGGCCTGTGCAAAAGAAAAAAATCGCCGGCTTTTACCAGTCCATCTCAATGCCCTTGTTCGCTACTCTTAGGCAACTTCGAGTTGGAGGTGTTTGCCTACCGCTTGAGCATAATTTACTAATGTAGAGAGGCGGATGTCTTCTGCATGGTTTTCAATCCGGGAGATGGCAGATTTCTTAGTACGCAATTTCTTAGCCACTTGTTCCTGGGTGAAGCCAGCTTCAATACGAGCCTGTTTCAGGAGGATACCAATCTTGAATTGTTCATAT of Syntrophales bacterium contains these proteins:
- a CDS encoding ribbon-helix-helix domain-containing protein, which produces MSTAISVRLPKELSEQLESIAKETERPRSFIIQKALESYIEDYADLQVALDRLHDKTDPIVSGKELRKSLGL
- a CDS encoding type II toxin-antitoxin system RelE/ParE family toxin, with amino-acid sequence MAYNIVYKKSVHRDLKKLSKAEAGRILDQIERELLKKPESNPVLKGQFAGLRKFRVGDYRVIYALLGDDILILRIGHRRNVYKGEI
- a CDS encoding helix-turn-helix transcriptional regulator — translated: MDDLDKYIETRKKQSPQFAKDFDKGYEQFKIGILLKQARIEAGFTQEQVAKKLRTKKSAISRIENHAEDIRLSTLVNYAQAVGKHLQLEVA